One genomic segment of Streptomyces sp. TLI_146 includes these proteins:
- a CDS encoding ABC transporter permease, which translates to MTGFLLRRLGGAVFVLLALSVVVYLVFYAAPGDVAQIVCGERCSPAQVAQVHDRLQLGDPIHVQYWHFLQGLFAGRDFSSGVGVVHCDAPCLGLSYRQDSPVTDILVNKLPVTGSLVIGAFVLWILLGVGTGLLSAWKRGGAIERTLTGLTLIGFSTPVFVIGLVLIIVFCSTLGWLPFPQYTPFSDNPEQWFWGLLLPWISLALIESAKYARLVRSSMLETLAEDHVRTFRAYGLTERAIVGKHALRGAVAPVIALSALDAGSMFGGAVLTESLFGIQGIGKLLVDSVRQVDLPVVVGVVMTTGFFVVLANAVADALYAMADRRVVLQ; encoded by the coding sequence GTGACGGGCTTCCTGCTGCGACGGCTCGGCGGCGCGGTCTTCGTGCTGCTCGCCCTCTCCGTCGTCGTCTACCTCGTCTTCTACGCCGCTCCCGGCGACGTCGCCCAGATCGTCTGCGGCGAGCGCTGCTCCCCGGCCCAGGTGGCCCAGGTGCACGACCGCCTCCAGCTCGGCGACCCGATCCACGTCCAGTACTGGCACTTCCTCCAGGGGCTGTTCGCCGGGCGCGACTTCTCCTCCGGCGTCGGCGTCGTCCACTGCGACGCGCCCTGCCTGGGCCTGTCCTACCGCCAGGACTCGCCGGTCACCGACATCCTCGTGAACAAGCTGCCCGTCACCGGCTCGCTGGTGATCGGCGCGTTCGTGCTGTGGATCCTGCTCGGCGTCGGCACCGGGCTGCTCTCCGCGTGGAAGCGCGGCGGCGCCATCGAGCGGACGCTGACCGGGCTCACCCTGATCGGCTTCTCGACCCCGGTCTTCGTGATCGGCCTGGTGCTGATCATCGTCTTCTGCTCGACGCTCGGCTGGCTGCCGTTCCCGCAGTACACGCCGTTCTCGGACAACCCCGAGCAGTGGTTCTGGGGACTGCTGCTGCCGTGGATCTCGCTGGCGCTGATCGAGAGCGCCAAGTACGCGCGCCTGGTCCGCAGCTCCATGCTGGAGACCCTCGCCGAGGACCATGTACGCACCTTCCGGGCGTACGGACTCACCGAGCGGGCCATCGTCGGCAAGCACGCCCTGCGCGGCGCGGTCGCCCCGGTCATCGCGCTCAGCGCGCTGGACGCGGGCTCCATGTTCGGCGGCGCCGTGCTCACCGAGTCGCTCTTCGGCATCCAGGGCATCGGCAAGCTCCTGGTGGACTCGGTCCGCCAGGTCGACCTGCCCGTCGTGGTCGGCGTCGTCATGACGACCGGATTCTTCGTCGTACTGGCCAATGCCGTCGCGGACGCGCTGTACGCGATGGCGGACCGACGGGTGGTGCTCCAGTGA
- a CDS encoding ABC transporter ATP-binding protein, whose translation MTEATTEALVEVADLGISFGETRAVDGLSFSLAPGAALGVVGESGSGKSASAYALLGLHRGTGAVVDGTVRVAGTDVQRASDAELRRLRGGVAAMVFQDPLSSLDPYYAIGDQIAEVYRVHRGGSKRAARARAVEVLDRVGIPDAARKARSRPHEFSGGMRQRALIAMALACEPKLLIADEPTTALDVTVQAQILDLLHGLRQETGMGLLLVTHDVGVAAESVDDVLVMRQGRAVERGPVRDVLGAPKAAYTKELLSAVPRLDTVKTAAPDAGEPLLEARDLLKVFGRGKSSFTAVDGVSLTVRRGETLGVVGESGSGKTTLGRMLVGLLDTTSGTIRRDGTAVQMVFQDPVASLNPRRSIGESVADPLRASGVRDDNRIRARVGELLERVGLDPDRYDRYPHEFSGGQRQRVGIARALAAEPQLIVCDEPVSALDVTTQAHVTELLAELQRELGLGLVFIAHDLAVVRQVSDRVAVMRRGRIVEEGAVDEVYASPKDPYTRQLLAAVPTVDPVLAAVRRAARKELREQLREQNRDEVAAA comes from the coding sequence GTGACCGAGGCTACGACTGAGGCCCTGGTGGAGGTCGCCGACCTCGGCATCTCCTTCGGCGAGACCCGGGCGGTCGACGGGCTCTCCTTCAGCCTGGCGCCCGGCGCCGCGCTCGGCGTGGTCGGCGAGTCCGGCTCCGGCAAGAGCGCGTCCGCGTACGCCCTGCTCGGCCTGCACCGGGGCACCGGCGCCGTGGTCGACGGGACCGTCCGGGTCGCGGGCACCGACGTACAGCGGGCCTCCGACGCCGAACTGCGGCGGCTGCGCGGGGGAGTGGCGGCGATGGTCTTCCAGGACCCGCTCTCCTCCCTCGACCCGTACTACGCCATCGGCGACCAGATCGCCGAGGTGTACCGGGTGCACCGGGGCGGCTCCAAGCGCGCGGCACGCGCGCGTGCCGTCGAGGTGCTCGACCGCGTCGGCATCCCGGACGCCGCCCGCAAGGCGCGCTCGCGCCCGCACGAGTTCTCCGGCGGCATGCGCCAGCGCGCGCTCATCGCGATGGCGCTGGCCTGCGAGCCCAAGCTCCTCATCGCGGACGAGCCGACCACCGCACTCGACGTCACCGTCCAGGCCCAGATCCTCGACCTGCTGCACGGGCTGCGCCAGGAGACCGGGATGGGGCTGCTGCTCGTCACCCACGACGTGGGTGTCGCGGCGGAGAGCGTCGACGACGTCCTGGTCATGCGGCAGGGACGCGCGGTGGAGCGCGGGCCCGTAAGGGACGTGCTCGGCGCGCCCAAGGCCGCGTACACCAAGGAGCTGCTGTCGGCGGTGCCGCGCCTGGACACCGTGAAGACGGCGGCCCCGGACGCCGGTGAGCCGCTGCTCGAAGCCCGTGACCTGCTCAAGGTCTTCGGACGAGGCAAGTCGTCGTTCACCGCCGTCGACGGCGTCTCGCTCACCGTGCGGCGCGGCGAGACGCTCGGCGTGGTCGGGGAGAGCGGCAGCGGCAAGACGACGCTGGGCCGGATGCTGGTGGGCCTGCTCGACACCACGTCGGGCACGATCCGCCGGGACGGCACCGCCGTCCAGATGGTCTTCCAGGACCCGGTCGCCTCCCTCAACCCGAGGCGCTCGATCGGCGAGTCGGTCGCCGACCCGCTGCGCGCCTCGGGCGTACGGGACGACAACCGCATCCGCGCGCGCGTGGGCGAACTCCTGGAGCGGGTCGGCCTCGACCCGGACCGCTACGACCGCTACCCGCACGAGTTCAGCGGCGGCCAGCGCCAGCGCGTCGGCATCGCCCGCGCGCTCGCCGCCGAGCCGCAGCTGATCGTCTGCGACGAGCCGGTGTCCGCGCTCGACGTGACCACCCAGGCCCACGTCACCGAGCTCCTCGCGGAGCTCCAGCGCGAACTCGGCCTCGGGCTCGTCTTCATCGCGCACGACCTCGCCGTCGTACGGCAGGTCAGCGACCGGGTCGCGGTGATGCGCCGGGGCCGGATCGTGGAGGAGGGCGCGGTGGACGAGGTGTACGCATCGCCCAAGGACCCGTACACCCGGCAGCTGCTGGCGGCCGTCCCCACCGTCGACCCGGTGCTCGCCGCGGTGCGCCGCGCCGCCCGCAAGGAGCTGCGCGAGCAGCTGCGGGAGCAGAACCGCGACGAGGTGGCCGCAGCCTGA
- a CDS encoding DUF3492 domain-containing protein, with protein sequence MRIGLLTDGGYPYTTGESRLWCDRLVRGLARHEFDIYALSRTAAQEERGWVALPPQVRRVRTAPLWAPQEWAHSGTGAQPPRRLGRRERHRFATCFRELAGAICMAGPGGAADGGSTSSGRNAASGRGGSPTTVPGQRPGGSGRASDPDALTITDLTVSFDALAMEGQVVVGTAAEGGTSGAGGGAGAGVGVGPAATGGCTRFAEALYGLADLARECGGLGGALRSETAVRVLEAACRTPGASRAVQAARVPDYLAFADLLERALRPLSLDWYDAAGLGDVDLCHAAGGGPAALPGLLAKRFFGVPLLVTEYGVQLRAQYLAAGDARVPVRALTAAFHRRLAAEVYERAALITPGNTHTRRWQEKCGADRAKLRTVYPGMAADRFQTVGEDTDGGDPGTLVWVGRIDPTKDLIALLHAFAEVRRAEPDARLRIFYAGQASGAAALGTQSHGAGSHGVGPSLCREAPGGSEYGYGAGLGAGSEYGSGSAHGAGPAYGADGPGSGYGAGYGVGSGYGAGPGYTGGPTYGSAQAFGASSLSPESAAYLAHCRALAAQLFPDEAADAHAVGDNPVSFEEIGGPGAPELADAYASGSVVVLSSVVEGFPVSLVEAMFCGRATVSTDAGAVVEVIGGTGLVVPPRNPRALADACVTLLRDPERRERLGAAARARALELFTVEQNLAAFRGIYLELMSHCPVQREAVDESGDPVLFAHPAEAHVPGSWAATTAPSTAAGHAPSWADADARGGGTRSTGTARATARNTDPAGPPTTGPGAPAGSGPRATGPSRTAPGHSVPPGTGRSGSAHAEEATR encoded by the coding sequence TTGCGGATCGGACTGCTCACCGACGGCGGCTATCCGTACACGACCGGCGAGTCCAGGCTGTGGTGCGACCGGCTCGTGCGCGGGCTCGCGCGGCACGAGTTCGACATATACGCGCTGAGCCGCACGGCGGCCCAGGAGGAACGCGGCTGGGTGGCCCTGCCGCCCCAGGTCCGCCGGGTGCGCACGGCCCCGCTGTGGGCCCCGCAGGAGTGGGCGCACTCCGGTACGGGCGCGCAGCCGCCCCGCCGCCTCGGCCGCCGCGAACGGCACCGGTTCGCCACATGCTTTCGCGAACTGGCCGGAGCGATCTGCATGGCGGGACCGGGCGGGGCGGCGGACGGCGGGAGTACGTCCTCGGGACGGAACGCGGCGTCCGGCCGGGGCGGGTCGCCGACCACGGTGCCCGGGCAGCGGCCGGGCGGGAGCGGCCGCGCCTCGGACCCGGACGCCCTGACCATCACCGACCTGACCGTCTCCTTCGACGCGCTGGCCATGGAAGGGCAGGTGGTGGTCGGCACGGCGGCTGAGGGCGGGACTTCGGGTGCCGGTGGTGGTGCCGGTGCCGGTGTTGGTGTCGGGCCCGCCGCCACGGGCGGTTGTACGCGGTTCGCCGAGGCGCTGTACGGGCTTGCCGACCTGGCCCGCGAGTGCGGCGGGCTTGGTGGCGCGCTGCGCTCCGAGACGGCCGTGCGCGTCCTGGAGGCCGCCTGCCGCACCCCCGGCGCGAGCCGCGCGGTGCAGGCCGCGCGCGTCCCCGACTACCTCGCCTTCGCCGACCTCCTGGAACGCGCCCTGCGCCCCCTCTCGCTCGACTGGTACGACGCGGCGGGCCTCGGCGACGTCGACCTCTGCCATGCGGCCGGAGGCGGCCCCGCCGCCCTCCCGGGCCTTCTGGCCAAACGCTTCTTCGGGGTTCCGCTGCTGGTCACCGAGTACGGGGTGCAGCTGCGCGCGCAGTACCTCGCGGCGGGCGACGCGCGCGTCCCGGTCCGGGCGCTGACGGCCGCGTTCCACCGGCGGCTCGCCGCCGAGGTGTACGAGCGGGCCGCGCTCATCACCCCCGGCAACACCCACACCCGCCGCTGGCAGGAGAAGTGCGGCGCCGACCGCGCCAAGCTGCGCACGGTGTACCCGGGCATGGCCGCCGACCGCTTCCAGACGGTCGGCGAGGACACCGACGGGGGCGACCCCGGCACGCTGGTCTGGGTCGGCCGCATCGACCCGACGAAGGACCTCATCGCCCTGCTCCACGCCTTCGCCGAGGTCCGCCGCGCGGAGCCGGACGCGCGCCTGCGCATCTTCTATGCGGGCCAGGCGTCGGGGGCGGCCGCGCTGGGCACGCAGTCCCATGGGGCCGGGTCCCACGGGGTGGGGCCGTCCCTATGTCGCGAGGCGCCGGGCGGTTCGGAGTACGGGTACGGGGCGGGCCTCGGGGCCGGTTCGGAGTACGGCTCGGGATCGGCGCACGGGGCCGGACCGGCGTACGGAGCCGACGGCCCGGGATCGGGATACGGCGCCGGGTACGGGGTCGGGTCCGGGTACGGGGCCGGCCCGGGATACACCGGCGGCCCCACCTACGGCTCCGCCCAAGCATTCGGCGCCTCCTCCCTCTCGCCCGAGTCCGCCGCCTACCTCGCCCACTGCCGCGCCCTCGCGGCCCAGCTCTTCCCCGACGAGGCCGCCGACGCGCACGCGGTCGGTGACAACCCGGTCTCCTTCGAGGAGATCGGCGGGCCCGGCGCCCCGGAGCTGGCCGACGCGTACGCCAGCGGCAGCGTCGTCGTGCTCTCCAGCGTTGTCGAGGGTTTCCCCGTCAGCCTGGTCGAGGCGATGTTCTGCGGCCGGGCCACGGTCTCGACGGACGCGGGCGCGGTGGTCGAGGTCATCGGCGGCACCGGCCTCGTGGTGCCGCCGCGCAACCCGCGCGCGCTGGCCGACGCGTGCGTGACCCTGCTGCGCGACCCCGAACGCCGAGAACGGCTCGGCGCCGCCGCCCGTGCCCGCGCCCTCGAACTCTTCACCGTCGAGCAGAACCTCGCGGCATTTCGCGGCATTTACCTGGAGCTGATGTCCCACTGCCCGGTCCAGCGGGAGGCCGTGGACGAGAGCGGCGACCCGGTGCTGTTCGCCCACCCGGCCGAGGCCCACGTCCCCGGCAGCTGGGCCGCCACGACCGCCCCGTCCACGGCCGCCGGGCACGCCCCGAGCTGGGCGGACGCGGACGCGCGCGGCGGCGGTACGAGGAGTACGGGCACGGCTCGCGCGACCGCCCGGAACACCGACCCGGCCGGGCCGCCGACGACCGGCCCCGGCGCGCCCGCCGGATCCGGCCCCCGCGCGACCGGCCCCTCCCGTACGGCGCCCGGGCACTCGGTCCCGCCCGGCACCGGCCGCTCCGGCTCCGCCCACGCCGAGGAGGCGACCCGATGA
- a CDS encoding NAD(P)-dependent oxidoreductase, with the protein MRVLLLGANGYLGRFVADRLLADPAVQLTALGRGDDADVRFDLASGSPGALTRFLDAVHPGVVINCAGATRGGARELTRHNTVAVATVCEALRRSGCGARLVQLGCASEYGPSQPGSSTAEDAVPRPGGPYGVSKLAGTELVLGSGLDAIVLRVFSPVGPGTPAGSPLGRLAEAMRRAMQSGDGELKLAGLGVQRDFVDVRDVARAVHAASLSAAQGVVNIGTGRSVKLRDAAAVLARVAGYGGALHELDAGPGLRPGVIGAPRPSADAVLEHLAASPAPYPDGCGSWQQADVRTARDRLGWRPRINLEESLADIWMEAACRI; encoded by the coding sequence ATGAGGGTGCTACTGCTCGGTGCCAACGGATATCTGGGCCGTTTCGTCGCCGACCGCCTGCTCGCCGACCCGGCCGTCCAACTCACCGCGCTCGGGCGCGGCGACGACGCCGACGTCCGGTTCGACCTCGCCTCCGGCAGCCCGGGAGCCCTGACCCGCTTCCTGGACGCCGTCCACCCCGGGGTCGTGATCAACTGCGCCGGCGCCACCCGCGGCGGCGCCCGCGAACTGACCCGGCACAACACGGTCGCCGTCGCCACCGTCTGCGAGGCCCTGCGCCGCAGCGGCTGCGGCGCCCGCCTCGTCCAGCTCGGCTGCGCCTCCGAATACGGGCCCTCGCAGCCGGGGTCCTCCACGGCCGAGGACGCGGTGCCGCGCCCCGGCGGCCCGTACGGCGTGAGCAAACTCGCCGGGACCGAGCTGGTCCTCGGCTCCGGCCTGGACGCCATCGTGCTGCGGGTCTTCTCCCCGGTCGGGCCCGGCACCCCCGCGGGTTCCCCGCTCGGCCGCCTCGCCGAGGCGATGCGCCGGGCCATGCAGTCCGGCGACGGCGAACTCAAGCTCGCCGGGCTCGGCGTGCAGCGCGACTTCGTGGACGTCCGCGACGTCGCCCGCGCCGTGCACGCCGCCTCCCTCTCCGCCGCCCAGGGCGTCGTCAACATCGGGACCGGCCGCTCGGTGAAGCTGCGCGACGCGGCCGCCGTCCTCGCCCGGGTCGCCGGGTACGGCGGCGCGCTCCACGAGCTGGACGCCGGACCGGGCCTGCGGCCGGGAGTCATCGGCGCCCCCCGCCCGTCCGCCGACGCCGTCCTGGAACATCTGGCGGCGTCCCCGGCCCCGTACCCCGACGGCTGCGGCAGCTGGCAGCAGGCCGACGTCCGCACCGCGCGCGACCGGCTCGGCTGGCGGCCTCGCATCAACCTGGAGGAGTCCCTGGCGGACATCTGGATGGAGGCGGCGTGCCGCATCTGA
- a CDS encoding spherulation-specific family 4 protein — MPHLTTTGAPRAATSGRLGFGVPGCAHPLVAPVEWAELTRPGTPLHWAVLNVADGPGTRPDPHCLEAAGKLRNAGIRVLGHLDTAYGTRPFGEQISDAHRFLDWYRVDGFLLDRCPTDRDALPEVRRTVSTLRALREGAHLVLGQGAHPYPGYAETADQLVTFTGPWNEYRWSQVAEWTADYPAERFCHFVHGVPRTHLEEALRIARWQGAGTIYFTDRGDAGGQMNPFETLPGYWDEIVSRIGPGISE, encoded by the coding sequence GTGCCGCATCTGACCACCACCGGCGCCCCGCGCGCGGCGACCTCGGGACGGCTCGGGTTCGGCGTCCCCGGCTGCGCGCACCCCCTGGTCGCCCCGGTCGAATGGGCCGAGCTGACCCGCCCGGGCACCCCGCTGCACTGGGCGGTCCTGAACGTCGCCGACGGACCGGGCACCCGGCCCGACCCGCACTGCCTGGAGGCCGCCGGGAAGCTGCGCAACGCGGGCATCCGGGTCCTGGGCCACCTCGACACCGCGTACGGGACGCGCCCCTTCGGCGAGCAGATCTCCGACGCGCACCGCTTCCTCGACTGGTACCGCGTCGACGGCTTCCTGCTGGACCGCTGTCCCACGGACCGGGACGCGCTGCCGGAGGTGCGGCGCACGGTGTCGACGCTCAGAGCCCTGCGCGAGGGCGCCCACCTGGTCCTCGGCCAGGGCGCCCACCCGTACCCGGGCTACGCGGAGACCGCCGACCAACTGGTCACCTTCACCGGCCCGTGGAACGAGTACCGGTGGTCGCAAGTGGCCGAGTGGACCGCCGACTACCCGGCGGAGCGCTTCTGCCACTTCGTCCACGGGGTGCCCCGCACCCACCTCGAGGAGGCCCTGCGGATCGCCCGCTGGCAGGGCGCGGGGACGATCTACTTCACCGACCGGGGCGACGCCGGGGGACAAATGAACCCATTCGAGACACTGCCCGGCTACTGGGACGAAATCGTCTCGCGTATCGGACCGGGTATCTCGGAATGA
- the moeZ gene encoding adenylyltransferase/sulfurtransferase MoeZ has protein sequence MSLPPLVEPAAELTVDEVRRYSRHLIIPDVGMDGQKRLKNAKVLCVGAGGLGSPALMYLAAAGVGTLGIVEFDEVDESNLQRQIIHSQADIGRSKAESAKDSVLGINPYVNVVLHEERLEADNVMDIFSQYDLIVDGTDNFATRYLVNDACVLLGKPYVWGSIYRFDGQASVFWSEYGPCYRCLYPEPPPPGMVPSCAEGGVLGVLCASIGSIQVTEAIKVLAGVGEPLVGRLMIYDALEMQYRQVKVRKDPDCAVCGANPTVTELIDYEAFCGVVSEEAQEAALGSTITPRQLKEWIDADEKIEIIDVREPNEYEIVSIPGARLIPKNEFLMGNALQDLPQDRRIVLHCKTGVRSAEVLAVLKSAGFADAVHVGGGVIGWVNQIEPEKPVY, from the coding sequence GTGTCGCTGCCACCCTTGGTCGAGCCGGCCGCCGAGCTCACCGTAGACGAGGTCCGCAGGTACTCGCGCCACCTGATCATTCCCGATGTCGGGATGGACGGGCAGAAGCGGCTGAAGAACGCCAAGGTGCTCTGTGTGGGCGCCGGCGGCCTCGGCTCGCCGGCCCTCATGTACCTGGCCGCCGCCGGTGTCGGCACGCTCGGCATCGTCGAGTTCGACGAGGTCGACGAGTCGAACCTGCAGCGCCAGATCATCCACAGCCAGGCCGACATCGGCCGCTCCAAGGCCGAGTCCGCCAAGGACTCGGTCCTGGGGATCAACCCGTACGTGAACGTGGTCCTGCACGAAGAGCGGCTCGAAGCCGACAACGTGATGGACATCTTCAGCCAGTACGACCTGATCGTCGACGGCACGGACAACTTCGCCACCCGGTACCTCGTCAACGACGCGTGCGTGCTGCTGGGCAAGCCGTACGTATGGGGCTCGATCTACCGGTTCGACGGCCAGGCCTCGGTCTTCTGGTCCGAGTACGGCCCCTGCTACCGCTGCCTGTACCCGGAGCCCCCGCCGCCGGGCATGGTCCCCTCCTGCGCCGAGGGCGGTGTCCTGGGCGTGCTCTGCGCGTCCATCGGCTCCATCCAGGTCACCGAGGCGATCAAGGTCCTCGCGGGCGTCGGCGAGCCGCTGGTCGGCCGACTGATGATCTACGACGCCCTGGAGATGCAGTACCGCCAGGTGAAGGTCCGCAAGGACCCCGACTGCGCGGTCTGCGGCGCGAACCCGACCGTCACCGAGCTCATCGACTACGAGGCCTTCTGCGGCGTCGTGTCCGAGGAGGCCCAGGAGGCGGCGCTCGGCTCGACGATCACTCCCCGGCAGCTCAAGGAGTGGATCGACGCCGACGAGAAGATCGAGATCATCGACGTCCGCGAGCCGAACGAGTACGAGATCGTCTCCATCCCGGGCGCCAGGCTGATCCCGAAGAACGAGTTCCTGATGGGCAACGCCCTCCAGGACCTGCCGCAGGACAGGCGCATCGTCCTGCACTGCAAGACCGGCGTCCGGTCGGCCGAGGTGCTCGCGGTCCTGAAGTCCGCGGGCTTCGCGGACGCGGTCCACGTCGGCGGCGGCGTGATCGGCTGGGTCAACCAGATCGAGCCGGAGAAGCCCGTCTACTGA
- a CDS encoding alpha/beta hydrolase — protein MNGLVRVRAGALAAVAVLAAGLLAGCDSGGKDSGATAPPKSTASAKPAPSTDDKARALPDALTGQRPRWSSCKSSGWQCAEVKVPLDYAKPAGDTISLALVRKQARDKDKRIGSLLFNFGGPGGSGVEILPRAASTYRSLNARYDLVGFDPRGVAQSAGVVCRDDKEQADAERRIDATPDTPAEEAAFLKDGADFGAGCARRSGKVLPYVATSNAARDMDLLRQVLGDAKLNYFGISYGTELGGTYAHLFPRNVGRTVLDAVVDPTADTVGHARNQAIGFQRALDDYLKSTGQEPKAGTERIAKLLARLDERPLPTSSGRALNQTLALTGIVMPLYSKESWPYLTQALAEVKERGTGNLLLAMADSYNDRSKSGRYGTQSHSQRAISCDDTKARPTAAQARALLPEFRRISPVFGEFLAWDTAGWCANWPVPGERDVPEASAPGAGPVLVVGTTGDPATPYEGAKKMADKLGAGVGVLLTNKGEGHGAYSEGNACVLRTVDAYLLDGKVPANGTVCSS, from the coding sequence ATGAACGGTCTTGTACGTGTACGGGCGGGAGCACTTGCCGCCGTCGCCGTGCTGGCGGCAGGGCTCCTGGCGGGCTGCGACTCCGGCGGGAAGGACTCGGGCGCCACGGCCCCGCCGAAGAGCACGGCCTCCGCCAAGCCGGCGCCGAGCACGGACGACAAGGCGCGGGCGCTGCCGGACGCGCTCACCGGGCAGCGGCCGCGCTGGAGTTCGTGCAAGAGCTCGGGGTGGCAGTGCGCCGAGGTCAAGGTGCCGCTGGACTACGCGAAACCGGCCGGCGACACCATCTCCCTCGCGCTCGTGCGCAAGCAGGCGCGCGACAAGGACAAGCGGATCGGCTCACTGCTCTTCAACTTCGGCGGGCCCGGCGGCTCGGGCGTCGAGATCCTGCCACGGGCCGCGAGCACCTACCGCTCCCTCAACGCCCGCTACGACCTGGTCGGTTTCGACCCGCGCGGCGTCGCCCAGAGCGCCGGCGTGGTGTGCCGCGACGACAAGGAACAGGCGGACGCCGAGCGGCGGATCGACGCCACCCCGGACACCCCGGCCGAGGAGGCGGCCTTCCTCAAGGACGGCGCCGACTTCGGCGCGGGCTGCGCCCGCCGCTCCGGGAAGGTCCTGCCGTATGTGGCGACGAGCAACGCGGCCCGGGACATGGACCTGCTCCGCCAGGTCCTCGGCGACGCGAAGCTCAACTACTTCGGAATATCGTACGGAACCGAACTGGGCGGCACCTACGCCCACTTGTTCCCCCGCAACGTGGGGCGGACCGTCCTGGACGCGGTGGTCGACCCGACCGCCGACACGGTGGGCCACGCCCGGAACCAGGCAATCGGCTTCCAGCGGGCGCTCGACGACTACCTGAAGTCGACCGGCCAGGAGCCGAAGGCGGGCACCGAGCGGATCGCGAAGCTCCTGGCGCGGCTCGACGAGCGGCCGCTGCCCACGTCGAGCGGGCGGGCGCTCAACCAGACCCTGGCACTGACCGGCATCGTCATGCCGCTGTACTCGAAGGAGAGCTGGCCCTACCTCACCCAGGCGCTCGCCGAGGTCAAGGAGCGCGGCACCGGCAATCTGCTGCTCGCGATGGCCGACTCGTACAACGACCGCTCCAAGAGCGGGCGTTACGGGACGCAGAGCCACTCGCAGCGGGCGATCTCCTGCGACGACACCAAGGCCCGGCCGACCGCCGCGCAGGCGCGGGCGCTGCTGCCGGAGTTCCGGAGGATATCGCCGGTGTTCGGGGAGTTCCTGGCCTGGGACACGGCCGGCTGGTGTGCGAACTGGCCGGTGCCGGGCGAGCGGGACGTGCCGGAGGCGAGCGCCCCGGGGGCGGGTCCGGTCCTGGTGGTGGGCACCACCGGCGACCCGGCGACCCCGTACGAGGGCGCGAAGAAGATGGCGGACAAGCTGGGCGCGGGAGTGGGGGTGCTGCTGACCAACAAGGGCGAGGGCCACGGCGCGTACAGCGAGGGCAACGCCTGTGTGCTGCGGACGGTCGACGCGTACCTGCTGGACGGCAAGGTCCCGGCGAACGGGACCGTCTGCTCGTCCTAG